ACTCAAAACCTCATAGATCTTTCCAATGGGAACTCGTGATAACTGTGATAATTTACTTGCTTCCAGCTCTCCTTTTTTCAAAAGCGTCCAGTAAACGGTTCTTTCATATTTATTTAAACCGATATTTGCAAGTAATTTTTCATCCATCTTTTCACTACTTTTTAGTTTATCGTAAAGTAAAATTGTTATCTACTCTGCGTGGTATTAAGAATCACTGCTTGAACATATAAATTTGTAAGTATCAATGCAATTATCAATATAATTATCAATGTAATTGCCAGAAAATCATATTGACTTTATTACATATTTATATCAAGCAAAATCAATGATGAATACAGGTGCAAATATGGAATTGGAATTGGAATCTGAATCAGCAATCTTTGAGATATTTGATGGATTACCCAGACAGGGGCCGGGTAGTAATGATTGTACTGAAAAAGCATTTAATATGCTTTCTTCCCTTCCCGCAGGTACTAAGATCCTTGATATTGGATGTGGTGTCGGTATGCAGACAATACACCTTGCCAATATCTGCAAGGACTGTCATATCACTGCAACTGACATTTACCAGCCATTTCTGGATAAACTGATGGAAAATGCAGTTAAAGCAGGAGTTGATGACAGGATCAGCACAGTTTGTGCTTCCATGGATGACCTGCCTTTTGAAGCAGGAGAATTTGATGTCATCTGGGCAGAAGGCTCTATCTTTATCCTCGGTCTTGAGAAAGGAATCAGCTACTGGAAGCAGTTCTTGAAAAATGGTGGCTATATGGCATTGACAGAGAACACATGGTTCACGGACGAACCTTCTGCGGAAGTTGTTGAATTCTGGAAGGAAATATACCCTGGTATAATGAACATACCTGACACTGAAAAAGTTATCAAGGCAGTAGGATACGATGTAATTGATCACTTTAAACTGCCAGTTTCTGTCTGGTACGAGTTTTATGACAATCTGGAAAAAAGAGTTGATGAAATAAGTGATAACTACAAAGGAAACACCGAGGCAGAAATGATACTTGAGTTTAACAGGAAAGAGATTAAACTCTTCAGAGAAATCCCGGATGAATACGGTTATGCGTTCTATATTTTTCAGAAGAACAAAAAACTCTGATAGCGCATATGTGAAATGACTTGCTTATAATAAGCAGGTCACATCCAAACATAAATTATTTTGGAAATGAATTCTTTTAATTTTAAGCTGCCTCCCACATCTCCAGCCTATCCATGAAATGAGCATTCAAGCTGACTATTGCAGCATTCACTACAAACACACAGAATAAATCTTTCACTCCCTCCAATGCTCCGGTTTATTCAAAGCATCCGCACAAACAACTCTCCCCTTAATTCCATCAAGAGATCCTGAGTTTAAAGGATATACCATCCATGCACCTGCATGCTCTTTGGGAATTGGATAAGGTGCTGCAAAGCCCATACTTTCGGCATTCTGCTTAAATCCATATTTTGGATAATAGCTTTCATGTCCAAGAACAAATATCATTTCAGCGCCAATTTCTTTCAATTTCTTCACACCTTCATTAATCAACATTCCACCTATTCCTTGTTTTTGATGTTGCGGTTTTATTGCAAGAGGTGCAAGAAGATATATTAACGGAGATGTTTTTCCATTTAAAGTTGCTTTTGTAAATAAAATATGTCCTACTGCTTCATCGTTCTTGAAAGCCAACAACGATAAAACTGGTGCTGCGCTTTTGTCTTCAAGAAGTTCAGATACTAAGATTGCCTCCTTCTCATAACCGAATGCTTCTTTTTCTACGCGCATTACATCATCAAGATCACATTCTTTTGCTTCCCTAATATGGATATCTTCTTTCATTTTTATCATCAGAAATTAATGCATGATTCATTAAAAGGCTTTCCAGCCTTTCCCCAACATGAGCATTCATGGTAAAACGCTTATCTGCTTCAGCATCCTTTTTCATGCGGCGAGTTTTACCTTTAGAGAAAAACATATTTTTTCATTGGACACTCCCTGAAAGAGACGGCGTTTATAGAAAACATAGATTATATGCCATCGTGCAAATTACTTCTTATCACAGTTCAACTAAGATTGCCGTGATGCGTCTAGAAGTGATTAGTCCAAATTCAAAAATCTAAACTACTCTAAAAAAATAGTAATATGAAAGTTTTCGCTTTCACAGCCCATTCACAAACGCTTCAATCCTTTCCAGAGCTTTCTCGATCTCGTCTCTGGAAGTTGCGTAGGAGCATCTGAGGAAACCTGTGCCTGCTTCGCCGAACACATTTCCAGGGATCGTGACGACCCTCTGCTCGTTCATGAGGCGTTCGGCAAACTCTTCGGAGCTCAGGCCAGTGCTTTCAACAGATGGGAAAACATAGAATGCACCCTTTGGTTCAAAACATTTGAGTCCGATCTTGTTCAGGCCGCTTGCTATGAGATGGCGGCGGCGGTCGTAATCACGGACCATCTTTTCCATTTCGTGGTGGCCGTTCTTCAGAGCTTCGATTGCGCCAATTTGAGCTGTAATTGGAGCACAGAGCATTGAATACTGATGGATGAGCATCATGGCACTGATGATCTTCGGGGATGCCATTGCGTATGCAAGCCTGAAACCGGTCATTGCATATGCCTTGGAGAAACCGTTCAGGAGAATTGTCCTTTCACGCATTCCTTCAAGAGATGAAAAACATGTGTGTCCACCGTTGTAGGTCAGGCAATCATAGACCTCATCTGAGATCACCATGATATCGTGCTCACACACAACATCAGCAATAGCCTCAAGGTCAGCTTTGCCCATGGTGGCACCAGTTGGATTGTTTGGATAATTGATAATTACAGCTTTGGTCTTTGGAGTGATGGCTGCTTCAAGTTCTTCAGCAGTGAGTTTGAAATTATTCTCAAGCTTTGTTGAGACTATTACAGGAACACCGCCTGCAAACATAACTGAAGGAACGTATGCAACATACGAAGGCTGAACAACAATTATCTCATCACCCGGATTGGTGATAGCACGAATAGCCACATCAAGGGCTTCGCTCACACCGGAAGTGACGAGTATCTCTGATTTAGGATTGTAACTTACTCCATACTTTGCAGCATAATAATCTGCCAGCTCTTCGCGAAGCTCAATAAGACCGTAATTTGAAGTATATGAGGTTTCACCGCATTCGAGCGAGTGGATGCACGCCTCTCTTATGTGCCAAGGAGTCACATAATCCGGCTCACCTACACCAAGGGAAATAACATCTTCCAGACCTGACGCAAGATCAAAGTAGCGACGAATGCCTGAAGGAGGCACCTTGTTCATAACATCAGCTACAAATTTAGAAGGGGTGCATGCTTTTCTCATATATTATACATCCTGTAAATGTGACTCAGAATTGTTATGGAGTCACCGGTAAACGTGAAACATGGTCCTGCTCGTAGAGGACTACACCATCCTCTTTATAGGTTTTCAGGACAAAGTGAGTTGTTGTATGCTGTACCTGTTCAAGAGTAGAGATCTTCTCGGCAACGAAGAAAGCAACTTCCTTCATCGTCTTGCCAGATACTGTAAGTGAAAGATCGTATTGTCCGGAAAGAAGTCTCACAGAACGGACTTCAGGGAACTTGTACAGACGCTCAACAAGAGGCTGGTAACCTATTGATCTTTCAAGACTGACCTTAAGCTCGATAATTGCATAGACATATTCATCACCTGCAAGATCCCAGTCAATGACAGTCTTGTACTTGCGGATAACTTTGCTATCTTCGAGCTCTTTTATTATATCGTCAACTTCATCTACAGTAAGTCCCGCGAGGGTCGCAATTTTTTCATGACTTATTCTTGCATCCTCTTCAAGACATTCCAGAACATGACGTGTTTTATCATCCATCATTTATTTAGCAACCCCATAAAACCAGACAATCAAATTAAAAAGAAAAAAGAATGCCCGATTACTCGAGCAATACCGCGTTCACAACACCATCCTGACCTGGACGGCTTGTGATCTTTGCACTACCAAGAGGAGTCTTGATAACTGAGCCCTTTGTAAGGATGTTACGCCTGACGTAGTGCTCGTTTGCAGTATTTCCGGTAACGGTTTCAATGGTAGTCTTCTGGGTCTTACCCTGAGCATCTGTTACGTTTGCAACATTGCACTGGAGAAGTCTTACCTTTCTGTTTCCGCCTCTTGTGGAAACATTCTTTCTCTTTGTTTCATTGATGTGAGTGTCAGCAGATTCGCGACCAAGCTCGAACTTTCTTTTGCTGCGAGCGGATTTGACTTTAGCACCTGTGTAGGTTCTTCTAGATCTACCTTGCCATTTCATGATATATCCTCTTATGATTGTTATATAAGTATGAATTGAATTAACCTTGTAACTCGGATTAAATCTGGTATGATTTATGGACGTTCCTTTAATAATAAGATGCTATATGAACTTTTCGAGTGATAAAGTATATGCATTCTCCCTGCAAAGAACAGCAAAAATGAAAAGAAGGATCATCCTTTCCACTGTCATTCATAGACAATTCATAAATAAGGCCAGCGCTTATATCAATGTATGCTTCGCGTAATATTTCTAGGAACCGGAGGCTCTCTTCCAACCCCGGAACGCAATCCATCGGCCATCATGATCAATCGTGAAGGCGAGCTTATGCTCTTTGATTGCGGAGAAGGAGCACAACAACAGATGATGCGAGCCAAAACGGGGATGAAAGCACTATCATCCATATTTATAACTCATTTTCATGCCGACCACATACTTGGAATTCCCGGCCTCATACAGACGATGTCATTTCACGGAAGAACTGAGCCGCTAAAAATATACGGCCCTCACTGGGTCCATGAATTTGCGAGGATACTCAGCTCCCTTGGATACTACAAACTGAAATTCGAGATAGATGCCATTGACCTGTCACCTGGGGACGTAGTAAAAAGAGACGAATACTCTGTCATAGCGATCAAAACCGAACATAGTATTCCAAGCCTTGGATATGCACTGGTTGAGAACATGCGTCCCGGCAGATTCGACCGTCAGAAAGCTATCGAACTTGGGGTTCCACCAGGACCTCTTTTTTCAAAACTCCATAAAGGAGAATCAGTTGAAGTCGATGGAAAAGTAATACGTTCCGAAGATGTAGTGGGAGAAGGAAGACCCGGAAGGAAAATAGTCTATACCGGAGATACACGTCCCTGTAAAACAATACTTGAAGCCAGCAAGGATGCAGACCTTCTTATCCATGACTCGACACTTGCAAGCGACCAGCAGGAATGGGCCATCGAATCCATGCATTCAACTTCTGAAGAAGCTGCCAGACTTGCAAAGGAAGCAAATGTCCTGAAACTTGTACTTACTCACATAAGTTCAAGATATTCAGATAATCCGACACAGCTACTTGAAGAAGCTAAAAAGATATTTGGTAACGTAATCGTTGCCGAAGACCTGATGGAACTGGATGTTCCATACAGGGACAAGATCTAAGTTTAAAGTCAGTGATAAATCAAAAATAGGAAAAAGGTTAAAGGAAGGTCCAGTCAATTCTCTTATCATCTGCATCGTAAAGCGAGACTTCCATCGACATTTCCATATCTTCAAGATCATATGGCAGGCGTTTGATACCTATATACAGGATCTCGCCTGGCACATAATCAAACCCTTCAGGTTTGACCTTACCGAAATACACACGTCCACCAGACTCTACTTCTTCAACGGTGACTCCTTTCCACATGAGAGTGTCAATTACATTTACTATGACACATTCGAAACGGTCAGATTCATTTACCTCAGACATAGCTCTCCGATATATTTGTCAGGTTTTAAAAAGATAATCCTAGGAATTACTTTTTCACACGTATTCCTATTGAAAATATATTAGATGTACATCCGGTCAGCGTTTGGCGGTGTTGGAAGGTTCTTGAGATTTTTCACAGAAGCATGTAGATCATCCTGCCGGACATATTCCCTGTCCTCAATAATAACATTATGAAGAGCCGTCTTCAATACTTTGCTTACGATATCTCTTCCGGAAAGTCCTTCTGTCATCTTTGCAATGGCAGGAAGATCAAGATCCTTCACAGGCAGAGGGAATGTCTTGACATTGGATTCAAGTATTTCAAGACGTTCTTTCTCATCAGGTAGCGTGAACTCGATCTCTTCCTCAAATCTGCTCCTTACAGCAGGATCAATAGTATCTGTACGGTTGGTAGCACCTATAGTACAAACACCTTCACGTTCAACGATACCATCCATTTCTGTCAGCAAAGCATTGACTATCTCTGCAACATCACCACGCAGTTCCTGGTGTCTGCGATCAAGAGCGATGGCATCAAGTTCATCAATGAAAATGATACATGGAGCCATTTCCTGTGCGCGGTCATACAACTGGTGGATCTGCCTGGCACCCTCGCCTACGAATTCACCGATCAGTTCCGTTGCTTTTACAGGAAGAATTGGAACATGAGCTTTGTTTGCAAGTGCCTTTGCAAGCATTGTTTTCCCGGTACCGGAAGGACCATAGAAAAGTACATTTCTTGGTGCCCATTTACCAAATTTCTCAGGTGCTTCCAGAAAACGTTTAATTAACCTGCATTTTTTGCGTGCATTCTGCTGCCCTATAACATCATCAAAAGTAACATCACTTCTAAACTCAACAGCAGGAGTACTGCTAACCACGGTTTCATTCACAATTATATGTGTGTTCTGACCTATAACAGAGCCAGGCGGCTCTACATCAGTTACCTTATATGCAAAATCAGGAAACATCCTGCGGTCAAAGAGATAATCACCTTTCTGTGCAGTGTAACCTTTCCACTGCTCACGAGCATAGTGTTCGAAAACTCCAGGGTCTGTAATCTCAGGATATTCATCGAGCACGCTTGTCATTGGATAACCGGCAGGCTCCAGAATGAGAAAATCAGTTGTACTTTCCCCAGGTTCAGAACTTGATTCCCTGCTGGATTTGATAGTGGTTTTCTGGGCAGTCCTTACTATATGTATCATCTCTTTTGTTTTTAATACTAATTGAATTAAGAAAGCTATTAAAGCTAACCCTTAAACTGATTTTAAGGTCTGGAAGTGACTTTGACAATACCAGATCGGAATTTTATCACATACTTCTATCCAGAATTTAAAAGACACGGTTAAGTAAACTCTATTAAATATTAAAACCACTATACAAACGAATAATAAATATAGTAATTATTACTATAATATTTGATTGATGATAAATGAACGCACACTGAAAAATGTGAAGATAACCAGTGTGGTAAACACTGTTCTGATACTGATAATCAATATATTCGGACTGGTATTAGTTATACCGTTCATAATTTCAAAGGATACTAATTCCATTATAGTCAGCTTAGCTTTGATAATTTCCACATTCACAATTATCATCTATGCAAGCAAACAGATAGAAAAGAAGAACACTGAACTGGAAATGAAGATCAGCGAACTGGACGAAATACATAAAGAGCTGAATGAGAAGCATATAGGATTGGAATCCCTTGTTTCCCGCAATACACAGATAGAGAACATGATATCATCACTGATATCCATGTTCATAAAACCGGGAAACATTGAAGGAACCCTGGATGAGATTCTAAAGAAAACAGCTTCTTTCTGCAATGCAGAATATTGCTATCTTTTTTTGTTCAAAACAAATGGCGACCCATACATATCACACAGTTGGAAAAGTGAAGGAAAGCCTGAAAAGAAGAGTATCTTTGAATCAACAGCTTACTCAAAATTTCCATGGATAGCAAAAAAGATCGCCCAGAAGCAGATGACACACATCTCTAAAGAAGAACATCTTCTGGCTGCTGCTGACAAAGAAAGAAATATGATATTATCAGAAGGGATCCTGTCATTGATGGTAATCCCGGTAGAATCTGATGCGGAATGTATCGGATTTATCAGCATTGAAAGTACATCAAATAAAAATGACTGCAACCTTGATAGCATCCAGACGTTGAAAGTTTTGTCAGAGATCATGAGTACAGCCCTTAACCACAGGTCATTTCTCAAAGACCTCGGACTTTTTAAAGACCTTATTAACAGGTCTAATGATTTCATTTTCATAATAGATGTGGAAAAGAACTGTATTCTTGATGCAAATGAAACTGCATGCAAAGAGCTTGGATATACCATTGATGAGCTTACAGTCATGGGAGAAAAGGACCTTAATTCACTTTTTGAAGATACATTCTGGAAAGCTGATCTTCGTGACCTTGCAGGAGACAGATATCTGCAACCCGGCCAGACACTTACTAAAAAGGATGGAACAAAGATACCGGCGGAGATGAATATCACTTTTGTGACCCACGACCACCATAATTATGCCCTTGCCGTTGTACGTGACATTGCAGCACGTATGGACATGGAAAGCAGACTTGCAAAAACAAAGCAGGTAATGGAACTTGCCATGGAAGGTGCAGATCTTGGAATGTGGGACTGGAACCTCAGGACAGATGAGGTCATGTATAATGAACGCTGGGCAGAGATGATAGGTTACAAGGTAAAGGATATCAAAAACAACATTCAGAGCTGGAAAAAACTTGTTCACCCTGAGGATATGGAAGTAGTTGACAATAAAATAAATGAGCATATCAGCCGTAAGACTCCGTTCTTTGAAGCTGAGTTCCGTATGAAGAATAGCAAAGACAGATGGCAGTGGATACTTGCCAGAGGGAAGATAACGGAATGGGATAAAAATAATGAACCTTTCAGATTCACCGGTACTACAATGGACCTTGATGAGAGAAAGAAAGTAGAAGAAGAACTACGGCACTCCAATGAGCTAAAAGACCTTTTCACGGACATAATGCGCCATGACCTGTTAAATCCTGCAGGAAACATCAGAGGATTTTCAGAAGTACTTTATGAGATGGAAGATGATCCTAAAAAATCAAAGATAATAGATAGTGTACAGCGCAACACTAACAGACTCATAGACATGATAGAAACGGCTGCTAAGTTTGCAAAACTTGAAGCAACAGAAGAACTGGAATTACAGGGAATCGACATCATGGCAAGTCTTAGGAATGTCATTGAACAATTCGAGCAGCAGCTTCATGACAAGAATATGAACCTTTATGTCCGGGCAGATGGAAACTACCCGGCAATGCTCAACCCCATTGTTGAGGAAATATTTGCCAATTACATATCCAATGCTATCAAATACAGCCCTGAGAATACAGAGATCAGCATTGATGTTGCTGACCTGAATTATGAGTGGATGGTCACTGTGACAGATTCCGGAGAAGGCATTCCTGATGATTCAAAACCACTTGTCTTTGACCGTTTTAAGAGGGTGAACAAGAGCGGAGTGAAGGGAACCGGCCTGGGGCTTGCAATTGTCAAGAAAATAGCTGAGCTTCTTGGCGGTTCAGTAGGTGTGGAGAACAATCCGGAAGGAGATGGTAGTATGTTCTGGGTAAAGCTCAAAAAATATCATGAAATACTTGACGAGGATGCATCTAATGTCATCGGTATTGATATTTTCACTGGAGCTGAAGCCGTCCAGGACACAAAAACAGAGATCCATTCAATGTTGCATTAGGTTTAAGGAATATAATAGCCATCAGAAGCCCTTGATATCAAAAATATCACGAGGAAATAAGATGGAACTTGATGAACTGATCATAACAAGGGCTATAGTTGACGAATTTTCAAAGGTCTTTATTGATTACACAGATGTAGATGTGGCACTTGTAGGCGGGGGACCGGCAAATCTTGTAGCTGCTAAATATCTTGCTGAAGCAGGACTTAAAACAGTGCTGTTTGAGAAAAAACTCTCTATTGGCGGAGGCATGTGGGGAGGCGGAATGATGTTCCCACGTATTGTTGTCCAGGAAGATGCTAAACATATCCTCGATGACTTTGGTATCAACTATCACGAATATGAAAAAGGATACTATGTCGCAAGCTCGGTAGAGTCAGTTGCCAGACTCATTTGCGGAGCTACCGGAGCAGGCGCGGAGATATTCAACCTGATAGATGTGGAAGATGTTATGATCCGCGAGAATGATGAAGTGTG
The sequence above is a segment of the uncultured Methanolobus sp. genome. Coding sequences within it:
- a CDS encoding AAA family ATPase, whose product is MIHIVRTAQKTTIKSSRESSSEPGESTTDFLILEPAGYPMTSVLDEYPEITDPGVFEHYAREQWKGYTAQKGDYLFDRRMFPDFAYKVTDVEPPGSVIGQNTHIIVNETVVSSTPAVEFRSDVTFDDVIGQQNARKKCRLIKRFLEAPEKFGKWAPRNVLFYGPSGTGKTMLAKALANKAHVPILPVKATELIGEFVGEGARQIHQLYDRAQEMAPCIIFIDELDAIALDRRHQELRGDVAEIVNALLTEMDGIVEREGVCTIGATNRTDTIDPAVRSRFEEEIEFTLPDEKERLEILESNVKTFPLPVKDLDLPAIAKMTEGLSGRDIVSKVLKTALHNVIIEDREYVRQDDLHASVKNLKNLPTPPNADRMYI
- a CDS encoding N-acetyltransferase; the encoded protein is MIKMKEDIHIREAKECDLDDVMRVEKEAFGYEKEAILVSELLEDKSAAPVLSLLAFKNDEAVGHILFTKATLNGKTSPLIYLLAPLAIKPQHQKQGIGGMLINEGVKKLKEIGAEMIFVLGHESYYPKYGFKQNAESMGFAAPYPIPKEHAGAWMVYPLNSGSLDGIKGRVVCADALNKPEHWRE
- a CDS encoding Lrp/AsnC family transcriptional regulator — encoded protein: MDDKTRHVLECLEEDARISHEKIATLAGLTVDEVDDIIKELEDSKVIRKYKTVIDWDLAGDEYVYAIIELKVSLERSIGYQPLVERLYKFPEVRSVRLLSGQYDLSLTVSGKTMKEVAFFVAEKISTLEQVQHTTTHFVLKTYKEDGVVLYEQDHVSRLPVTP
- a CDS encoding class I SAM-dependent methyltransferase gives rise to the protein MELELESESAIFEIFDGLPRQGPGSNDCTEKAFNMLSSLPAGTKILDIGCGVGMQTIHLANICKDCHITATDIYQPFLDKLMENAVKAGVDDRISTVCASMDDLPFEAGEFDVIWAEGSIFILGLEKGISYWKQFLKNGGYMALTENTWFTDEPSAEVVEFWKEIYPGIMNIPDTEKVIKAVGYDVIDHFKLPVSVWYEFYDNLEKRVDEISDNYKGNTEAEMILEFNRKEIKLFREIPDEYGYAFYIFQKNKKL
- a CDS encoding ATP-binding protein translates to MINERTLKNVKITSVVNTVLILIINIFGLVLVIPFIISKDTNSIIVSLALIISTFTIIIYASKQIEKKNTELEMKISELDEIHKELNEKHIGLESLVSRNTQIENMISSLISMFIKPGNIEGTLDEILKKTASFCNAEYCYLFLFKTNGDPYISHSWKSEGKPEKKSIFESTAYSKFPWIAKKIAQKQMTHISKEEHLLAAADKERNMILSEGILSLMVIPVESDAECIGFISIESTSNKNDCNLDSIQTLKVLSEIMSTALNHRSFLKDLGLFKDLINRSNDFIFIIDVEKNCILDANETACKELGYTIDELTVMGEKDLNSLFEDTFWKADLRDLAGDRYLQPGQTLTKKDGTKIPAEMNITFVTHDHHNYALAVVRDIAARMDMESRLAKTKQVMELAMEGADLGMWDWNLRTDEVMYNERWAEMIGYKVKDIKNNIQSWKKLVHPEDMEVVDNKINEHISRKTPFFEAEFRMKNSKDRWQWILARGKITEWDKNNEPFRFTGTTMDLDERKKVEEELRHSNELKDLFTDIMRHDLLNPAGNIRGFSEVLYEMEDDPKKSKIIDSVQRNTNRLIDMIETAAKFAKLEATEELELQGIDIMASLRNVIEQFEQQLHDKNMNLYVRADGNYPAMLNPIVEEIFANYISNAIKYSPENTEISIDVADLNYEWMVTVTDSGEGIPDDSKPLVFDRFKRVNKSGVKGTGLGLAIVKKIAELLGGSVGVENNPEGDGSMFWVKLKKYHEILDEDASNVIGIDIFTGAEAVQDTKTEIHSMLH
- a CDS encoding 30S ribosomal protein S8e, with the translated sequence MKWQGRSRRTYTGAKVKSARSKRKFELGRESADTHINETKRKNVSTRGGNRKVRLLQCNVANVTDAQGKTQKTTIETVTGNTANEHYVRRNILTKGSVIKTPLGSAKITSRPGQDGVVNAVLLE
- a CDS encoding ribonuclease Z gives rise to the protein MLRVIFLGTGGSLPTPERNPSAIMINREGELMLFDCGEGAQQQMMRAKTGMKALSSIFITHFHADHILGIPGLIQTMSFHGRTEPLKIYGPHWVHEFARILSSLGYYKLKFEIDAIDLSPGDVVKRDEYSVIAIKTEHSIPSLGYALVENMRPGRFDRQKAIELGVPPGPLFSKLHKGESVEVDGKVIRSEDVVGEGRPGRKIVYTGDTRPCKTILEASKDADLLIHDSTLASDQQEWAIESMHSTSEEAARLAKEANVLKLVLTHISSRYSDNPTQLLEEAKKIFGNVIVAEDLMELDVPYRDKI
- a CDS encoding aminotransferase class I/II-fold pyridoxal phosphate-dependent enzyme, with protein sequence MRKACTPSKFVADVMNKVPPSGIRRYFDLASGLEDVISLGVGEPDYVTPWHIREACIHSLECGETSYTSNYGLIELREELADYYAAKYGVSYNPKSEILVTSGVSEALDVAIRAITNPGDEIIVVQPSYVAYVPSVMFAGGVPVIVSTKLENNFKLTAEELEAAITPKTKAVIINYPNNPTGATMGKADLEAIADVVCEHDIMVISDEVYDCLTYNGGHTCFSSLEGMRERTILLNGFSKAYAMTGFRLAYAMASPKIISAMMLIHQYSMLCAPITAQIGAIEALKNGHHEMEKMVRDYDRRRHLIASGLNKIGLKCFEPKGAFYVFPSVESTGLSSEEFAERLMNEQRVVTIPGNVFGEAGTGFLRCSYATSRDEIEKALERIEAFVNGL
- a CDS encoding sulfide-dependent adenosine diphosphate thiazole synthase, which encodes MELDELIITRAIVDEFSKVFIDYTDVDVALVGGGPANLVAAKYLAEAGLKTVLFEKKLSIGGGMWGGGMMFPRIVVQEDAKHILDDFGINYHEYEKGYYVASSVESVARLICGATGAGAEIFNLIDVEDVMIRENDEVCGLVINWGTVSMTRLHVDPLAIKAKVVIDGTGHDAGICSTVLRKIPGAEIGSGIPGEKPMWADIGERALMETTKEVYPGLIVAGMAANAVAGAPRMGPVFGGMMLSGKRAAEIAIEKLKNKK